A stretch of Sphingobacteriales bacterium DNA encodes these proteins:
- a CDS encoding ABC transporter permease, whose translation MKTIFYIIQKEFIQVSRNRMMLPIIFVVPIVQLLILVHAATFEMKQIKMCVVDNDFSATSRKLISKFSGSPFFRIKYSSFSYSEAEKFLQKGKADVILQIPPHFEKNLNTNNPGKVMLSINAINGVAAGLIYAYSGQIINDFNKDMSSGKIQIAENHTRPETINITYTHWYNPQLNYKTFMVPGILVLLVTLIGLFLAGMNIVREKEIGTIEQINVTPIKKYQFIAGKLVPFWIIALFDLAFGLSLGKLLFNIPMLGSLWLVFLAAAIYLIAVLGMGLFISTLANTQQQAMFLSFFFMIVFLLMSGLFTSVESMPQWAQYFNKINPIAYFIRIMRMVLLKGSGFSDIRIELLSLAAIGSAVLAMAVRRYRKVA comes from the coding sequence ATGCTACCCATCATTTTTGTGGTGCCGATTGTTCAGTTACTGATACTGGTGCATGCAGCCACTTTTGAGATGAAGCAGATTAAAATGTGTGTGGTGGACAACGACTTTTCAGCCACTTCACGTAAGCTGATTTCAAAATTCTCAGGTTCCCCATTTTTCAGGATAAAATATTCTTCATTTTCTTATTCCGAAGCAGAAAAATTTCTCCAAAAAGGTAAGGCAGATGTGATTCTTCAGATTCCTCCTCATTTTGAAAAAAACCTGAATACAAATAATCCCGGGAAAGTCATGCTAAGCATAAATGCAATAAACGGGGTGGCTGCAGGATTGATTTATGCCTATTCAGGTCAGATTATCAATGATTTTAACAAAGATATGAGCTCCGGAAAAATCCAGATAGCAGAAAATCATACGAGGCCTGAAACCATTAATATCACCTATACCCATTGGTACAACCCGCAGTTGAACTATAAAACCTTTATGGTTCCGGGCATTCTGGTATTGCTGGTAACTTTAATCGGGCTGTTTCTGGCAGGAATGAACATTGTCAGAGAAAAAGAAATCGGTACGATAGAACAGATAAATGTAACTCCCATCAAAAAATATCAGTTTATTGCAGGCAAACTCGTCCCGTTCTGGATCATTGCATTGTTTGATCTTGCCTTTGGACTGAGCCTTGGCAAATTGCTCTTCAATATCCCTATGCTGGGCAGTCTTTGGTTGGTTTTTCTTGCTGCTGCCATTTATCTGATAGCTGTTCTGGGAATGGGACTTTTTATTTCCACCCTTGCCAACACCCAGCAACAGGCCATGTTTCTTTCCTTCTTTTTTATGATAGTCTTTCTGCTTATGAGCGGTTTGTTTACTTCGGTGGAAAGTATGCCCCAATGGGCACAGTATTTCAACAAAATCAATCCCATAGCCTATTTTATCCGTATCATGCGGATGGTTTTGCTGAAAGGATCAGGTTTTTCAGATATTCGCATTGAATTGCTATCGCTGGCAGCCATCGGATCGGCTGTGCTGGCAATGGCAGTCAGGAGATACCGGAAGGTAGCGTGA